In the Hordeum vulgare subsp. vulgare chromosome 7H, MorexV3_pseudomolecules_assembly, whole genome shotgun sequence genome, one interval contains:
- the LOC123410559 gene encoding stromal cell-derived factor 2-like protein has protein sequence MAAASFALALLLYLGLDLPEASPSQSYAADLDTAVEISYGSVIKLMHERTKFRLHSHDVPYGSGSGQQSVTSFPNVDDANSYWIVRPQPDTSAKQGHAITPGTIVRLQHMRTRKWLHSHLHASPITGNLEVSCFGGEGESDTGDYWMLEIEGSGKTWRQNQQIRLRHVDTGGYLHSHDRKYTRIAGGQQEVCGVGDKRPDNVWIAAEGVYFPVSQAK, from the exons ATGGCCGCCGCGTCGTTCGCGCTCGCGCTTCTGCTCTACCTCGGCCTCGACCTCCCCGAGGCGTCGCCGTCGCAATCCTACGCCGCTGACCTGGACACCGCTGTCGAG ATTTCCTACGGATCAGTGATCAAGTTGATGCATGAGAGGACCAAGTTTCGGCTGCATTCCCACGACGTGCCGTATGGATCTGGTAGCGGCCAGCAGTCGGTCACCAGCTTCCCCAATGTGGATGACGCTAACAGCTACTGG ATTGTGAGACCTCAACCGGATACGTCAGCAAAACAAGGTCATGCTATAACACCTGGAACAATCGTCCGGCTTCAACATATGAGGACTAGAAAGTGGTTGCACAGTCATCTGCATGCTTCTCCCATTACAGGGAATCTGGAG gttagttgctttggtggtgaGGGTGAGTCAGATACAGGAGACTATTGGAT GCTCGAGATTGAGGGCAGTGGGAAAACATGGCGTCAAAACCAACAAATTCGGTTGCGCCATGTTGACACTGGTGGCTATCTGCACAGCCATGACAGGAAGTATACCCGCATTGCAGGTGGACAGCAAGAG GTATGCGGTGTTGGCGACAAGCGACCCGACAATGTCTGGATTGCAGCTGAAGGTGTCTACTTTCCGGTGAGCCAGGCTAAATAG